A window of Rhododendron vialii isolate Sample 1 chromosome 11a, ASM3025357v1 contains these coding sequences:
- the LOC131306534 gene encoding uncharacterized protein LOC131306534 isoform X6, giving the protein MFTNSKRQEERTGKYGTPRLQYLQELVTQFQSSTSEESKEKIVANLSNFAYDPYNYTFLRQLNVLELFLDCITEPNEKLVEFGIGGICNSCVDPENGAIISQCGGIPLIIQCLSSPVRNSVNYALGALYYLCNESNKEEILVPEVVDVIKRVLIQSRST; this is encoded by the exons ATGTTTACGAATAGTAAGAGACAAGAGGAGCGAACCGGAAAATATGGAACTCCAAGGCTTCAATATCTTCAG GAGTTGGTGACTCAGTTTCAGAGTTCAACTAGCGAAG AATCGAAAGAGAAGATAGTTGctaatttgtcaaactttgcgtACGATCCTTACAATTATACCTTCCTACGCCAG CTCAATGTTTTGGAACTTTTCTTAGACTGCATAACCGAACCAAATGAGAAGCTTGTGGAATTCGGCATTGGAGGGATCTGCAATTCTTGTGTTG ACCCAGAAAATGGAGCAATTATCAGTCAATGTGGTGGGATTCCTCTTATCATTCAATGTTTATCAAGTCCTGTCAGAAACAGT GTGAATTATGCTCTTGGGGCTCTGTACTATCTCTGTAATGAGTCAAACAAGGAAGAGATATTGGTGCCCGAGGTGGTGGATGTCATCAAAAG AGTTCTTATTCAAAGCAGAAGCACGTAA
- the LOC131306534 gene encoding uncharacterized protein LOC131306534 isoform X4, whose translation MFTNSKRQEERTGKYGTPRLQYLQELVTQFQSSTSEESKEKIVANLSNFAYDPYNYTFLRQLNVLELFLDCITEPNEKLVEFGIGGICNSCVDPENGAIISQCGGIPLIIQCLSSPVRNSVNYALGALYYLCNESNKEEILVPEVVDVIKRDSKVKDFRSRILG comes from the exons ATGTTTACGAATAGTAAGAGACAAGAGGAGCGAACCGGAAAATATGGAACTCCAAGGCTTCAATATCTTCAG GAGTTGGTGACTCAGTTTCAGAGTTCAACTAGCGAAG AATCGAAAGAGAAGATAGTTGctaatttgtcaaactttgcgtACGATCCTTACAATTATACCTTCCTACGCCAG CTCAATGTTTTGGAACTTTTCTTAGACTGCATAACCGAACCAAATGAGAAGCTTGTGGAATTCGGCATTGGAGGGATCTGCAATTCTTGTGTTG ACCCAGAAAATGGAGCAATTATCAGTCAATGTGGTGGGATTCCTCTTATCATTCAATGTTTATCAAGTCCTGTCAGAAACAGT GTGAATTATGCTCTTGGGGCTCTGTACTATCTCTGTAATGAGTCAAACAAGGAAGAGATATTGGTGCCCGAGGTGGTGGATGTCATCAAAAG GGATAGCAAGGTGAAAGATTTTAGATCCAGGATCCTAGGGTAG
- the LOC131306532 gene encoding peroxidase 12-like has product MTNQNLPMAFSKVISLASLLLAISSLLLASLLAVSEAHYNSYLPSSEHLVKGLSLNFYEHKCPDVEYIVRKHLKKVFKEDIGQAAGLLRIQFHDCFVLGCDGSLLLDGTTSDPSEQQAAPNLSLRPEAFEIINDLRELIHKQCGRVVSCADITVLAAREAVYLSGGPEYNVPLGRRDRLTFATQAEVLANIPSPNSNASFLLTSLATKKFDATDVVALSGAHTIGRGHCGSFFGRLFPTQDPTMDPIFADDLKEICPEKNSTNTAHLDIRTPNTFDNKYYVDLVNREGLFTSDQDLYTDKRTRGIVESFAEDQELFFEKFVHAMIKMGQLSVLTGKEGEIRANCSVSNSNNPKLVSPVEEDYETHAEL; this is encoded by the exons ATGACAAACCAAAACTTACCCATGGCTTTTTCTAAGGTTATTTCTTTGGCCTCTCTCCTTTTGGCAATCTCTTCACTTCTGCTGGCCTCTCTACTGGCTGTTTCGGAGGCTCATTACAATTCATATCTGCCTTCCTCTGAACACCTAGTGAAAGGACTCTCATTGAATTTCTATGAACATAAGTGTCCTGATGTGGAATACATTGTCAGAAAACACCTCAAGAAAGTGTTCAAAGAGGACATAGGCCAAGCTGCTGGATTGCTTCGCATTCAGTTCCATGACTGCTTTGTTCTG GGATGTGATGGTTCACTGCTACTTGATGGAACAACTAGCGACCCGAGTGAGCAGCAAGCCGCGCCAAACCTGAGCCTGAGGCCGGAGGCATTCGAGATCATCAATGACCTCCGTGAACTCATTCACAAGCAGTGCGGTAGGGTCGTCTCCTGCGCTGATATTACTGTTCTTGCTGCACGCGAAGCTGTTTACCTG TCGGGTGGGCCTGAATACAATGTCCCCCTGGGAAGAAGGGACAGACTCACCTTCGCAACACAGGCAGAAGTCCTAGCCAACATTCCCTCACCGAACTCCAATGCCAGTTTCCTCCTCACCTCTCTTGCCACCAAGAAATTCGATGCCACCGATGTGGTGGCCCTCAGCGGCGCCCATACCATTGGACGCGGCCACTGTGGCTCCTTTTTTGGTCGGCTTTTCCCGACTCAAGACCCAACCATGGACCCAATCTTTGCTGATGACCTCAAAGAAATCTGCCCagaaaaaaattccacaaacaCCGCCCATCTGGATATTAGGACTCCAAACACATTTGATAACAAGTactatgttgatttggtgaacAGAGAAGGCCTGTTTACGTCGGACCAGGATTTGTACACGGATAAAAGGACTAGGGGAATTGTTGAGAGCTTTGCTGAGGATCAGGAACTGTTTTTTGAGAAGTTTGTGCATGCGATGATAAAGATGGGGCAGTTGAGCGTGTTGACAGGCAAGGAAGGAGAGATTCGCGCAAATTGCTCCGTATCGAATTCAAATAACCCAAAATTGGTGTCTCCAGTGGAAGAGGACTACGAGACCCATGCGGAACTATAA
- the LOC131306534 gene encoding uncharacterized protein LOC131306534 isoform X7, with protein MFTNSKRQEERTGKYGTPRLQYLQELVTQFQSSTSEESKEKIVANLSNFAYDPYNYTFLRQLNVLELFLDCITEPNEKLVEFGIGGICNSCVDPENGAIISQCGGIPLIIQCLSSPVRNSVNYALGALYYLCNESNKEEILVPEVVDVIKSFSLHSGI; from the exons ATGTTTACGAATAGTAAGAGACAAGAGGAGCGAACCGGAAAATATGGAACTCCAAGGCTTCAATATCTTCAG GAGTTGGTGACTCAGTTTCAGAGTTCAACTAGCGAAG AATCGAAAGAGAAGATAGTTGctaatttgtcaaactttgcgtACGATCCTTACAATTATACCTTCCTACGCCAG CTCAATGTTTTGGAACTTTTCTTAGACTGCATAACCGAACCAAATGAGAAGCTTGTGGAATTCGGCATTGGAGGGATCTGCAATTCTTGTGTTG ACCCAGAAAATGGAGCAATTATCAGTCAATGTGGTGGGATTCCTCTTATCATTCAATGTTTATCAAGTCCTGTCAGAAACAGT GTGAATTATGCTCTTGGGGCTCTGTACTATCTCTGTAATGAGTCAAACAAGGAAGAGATATTGGTGCCCGAGGTGGTGGATGTCATCAAAAG TTTTAGCCTCCACAGTGGTATTTGA
- the LOC131306534 gene encoding uncharacterized protein LOC131306534 isoform X1, with translation MFTNSKRQEERTGKYGTPRLQYLQELVTQFQSSTSEESKEKIVANLSNFAYDPYNYTFLRQLNVLELFLDCITEPNEKLVEFGIGGICNSCVDPENGAIISQCGGIPLIIQCLSSPVRNSVNYALGALYYLCNESNKEEILVPEVVDVIKRYAAAGAVSLSRRLLSARPLWMVFFSP, from the exons ATGTTTACGAATAGTAAGAGACAAGAGGAGCGAACCGGAAAATATGGAACTCCAAGGCTTCAATATCTTCAG GAGTTGGTGACTCAGTTTCAGAGTTCAACTAGCGAAG AATCGAAAGAGAAGATAGTTGctaatttgtcaaactttgcgtACGATCCTTACAATTATACCTTCCTACGCCAG CTCAATGTTTTGGAACTTTTCTTAGACTGCATAACCGAACCAAATGAGAAGCTTGTGGAATTCGGCATTGGAGGGATCTGCAATTCTTGTGTTG ACCCAGAAAATGGAGCAATTATCAGTCAATGTGGTGGGATTCCTCTTATCATTCAATGTTTATCAAGTCCTGTCAGAAACAGT GTGAATTATGCTCTTGGGGCTCTGTACTATCTCTGTAATGAGTCAAACAAGGAAGAGATATTGGTGCCCGAGGTGGTGGATGTCATCAAAAGGTATGCTGCGGCTGGTGCAGTTAGT CTTTCTCGGAGGCTGCTGTCAGCAAGACCCTTGTGGATGGTCTTTTTCTCCCCCTGA
- the LOC131306534 gene encoding uncharacterized protein LOC131306534 isoform X2, translated as MFTNSKRQEERTGKYGTPRLQYLQELVTQFQSSTSEESKEKIVANLSNFAYDPYNYTFLRQLNVLELFLDCITEPNEKLVEFGIGGICNSCVDPENGAIISQCGGIPLIIQCLSSPVRNSVNYALGALYYLCNESNKEEILVPEVVDVIKRYAAAGAVSISLRSSAKIGSMVGS; from the exons ATGTTTACGAATAGTAAGAGACAAGAGGAGCGAACCGGAAAATATGGAACTCCAAGGCTTCAATATCTTCAG GAGTTGGTGACTCAGTTTCAGAGTTCAACTAGCGAAG AATCGAAAGAGAAGATAGTTGctaatttgtcaaactttgcgtACGATCCTTACAATTATACCTTCCTACGCCAG CTCAATGTTTTGGAACTTTTCTTAGACTGCATAACCGAACCAAATGAGAAGCTTGTGGAATTCGGCATTGGAGGGATCTGCAATTCTTGTGTTG ACCCAGAAAATGGAGCAATTATCAGTCAATGTGGTGGGATTCCTCTTATCATTCAATGTTTATCAAGTCCTGTCAGAAACAGT GTGAATTATGCTCTTGGGGCTCTGTACTATCTCTGTAATGAGTCAAACAAGGAAGAGATATTGGTGCCCGAGGTGGTGGATGTCATCAAAAGGTATGCTGCGGCTGGTGCAGTTAGT ATTTCTTTGAGGTCATCAGCAAAGATTGGGTCCATGGTTGGGTCTTGA
- the LOC131306534 gene encoding uncharacterized protein LOC131306534 isoform X3 produces MFTNSKRQEERTGKYGTPRLQYLQELVTQFQSSTSEESKEKIVANLSNFAYDPYNYTFLRQLNVLELFLDCITEPNEKLVEFGIGGICNSCVDPENGAIISQCGGIPLIIQCLSSPVRNSVNYALGALYYLCNESNKEEILVPEVVDVIKSFLGGCCQQDPCGWSFSPPEY; encoded by the exons ATGTTTACGAATAGTAAGAGACAAGAGGAGCGAACCGGAAAATATGGAACTCCAAGGCTTCAATATCTTCAG GAGTTGGTGACTCAGTTTCAGAGTTCAACTAGCGAAG AATCGAAAGAGAAGATAGTTGctaatttgtcaaactttgcgtACGATCCTTACAATTATACCTTCCTACGCCAG CTCAATGTTTTGGAACTTTTCTTAGACTGCATAACCGAACCAAATGAGAAGCTTGTGGAATTCGGCATTGGAGGGATCTGCAATTCTTGTGTTG ACCCAGAAAATGGAGCAATTATCAGTCAATGTGGTGGGATTCCTCTTATCATTCAATGTTTATCAAGTCCTGTCAGAAACAGT GTGAATTATGCTCTTGGGGCTCTGTACTATCTCTGTAATGAGTCAAACAAGGAAGAGATATTGGTGCCCGAGGTGGTGGATGTCATCAAAAG CTTTCTCGGAGGCTGCTGTCAGCAAGACCCTTGTGGATGGTCTTTTTCTCCCCCTGAATACTAG
- the LOC131306534 gene encoding uncharacterized protein LOC131306534 isoform X8, which yields MFTNSKRQEERTGKYGTPRLQYLQELVTQFQSSTSEESKEKIVANLSNFAYDPYNYTFLRQLNVLELFLDCITEPNEKLVEFGIGGICNSCVDPENGAIISQCGGIPLIIQCLSSPVRNSVNYALGALYYLCNESNKEEILVPEVVDVIKRFL from the exons ATGTTTACGAATAGTAAGAGACAAGAGGAGCGAACCGGAAAATATGGAACTCCAAGGCTTCAATATCTTCAG GAGTTGGTGACTCAGTTTCAGAGTTCAACTAGCGAAG AATCGAAAGAGAAGATAGTTGctaatttgtcaaactttgcgtACGATCCTTACAATTATACCTTCCTACGCCAG CTCAATGTTTTGGAACTTTTCTTAGACTGCATAACCGAACCAAATGAGAAGCTTGTGGAATTCGGCATTGGAGGGATCTGCAATTCTTGTGTTG ACCCAGAAAATGGAGCAATTATCAGTCAATGTGGTGGGATTCCTCTTATCATTCAATGTTTATCAAGTCCTGTCAGAAACAGT GTGAATTATGCTCTTGGGGCTCTGTACTATCTCTGTAATGAGTCAAACAAGGAAGAGATATTGGTGCCCGAGGTGGTGGATGTCATCAAAAG ATTTCTTTGA
- the LOC131306531 gene encoding peroxidase 12-like, giving the protein MASSKAVISLPSILLLAISSSLLLLPSLLGAVSKAHSYSSPHVVKGLSLSFYESKCPDLESVVRKHLKKVFKEDIGQAAGLLRLHFHDCFVQGCDGSVLLDGSASGPSEQEAPPNLTLRSEAFEIINDLRELVHQQCGRVVSCADITALAAREAVYLSGGPEYSVPLGRRDGLNFATTEATLANLPAPTSNTSTLLTSLATKNLDATDVVALSGGHTIGRGHCSSFTERLYPTQDPTMDPTFADDLKEVCPTAESTSTTMLDIRTPNKFDNKYYVDLVNRQGLFTSDQDLYTDKRTKDIVESFAEDQELFFEKFVHSMIKMGQLSVLTGRKGEIRANCSVRNSDNVQLVSVVEEDLETAAEL; this is encoded by the exons ATGGCTTCCTCAAAGGCTGTAATTTCTTTACCCTCTATCCTCCTCCTGGCAATCTCTTCTTCACTTCTTCTGCTGCCCTCTCTGTTGGGTGCTGTTTCAAAGGCTCATTCCTATTCCTCTCCACACGTAGTGAAAGGACTCTCACTGAGTTTCTACGAATCCAAGTGTCCTGATTTGGAATCCGTAGTCAGAAAACACCTCAAGAAGGTGTTCAAAGAGGACATAGGCCAAGCTGCTGGCTTGCTTCGCCTTCACTTCCATGACTGCTTTGTTCAG GGATGTGATGGTTCAGTGCTACTTGACGGATCAGCTAGCGGGCCGAGCGAGCAGGAAGCACCACCGAACCTGACCCTGAGGTCGGAGGCATTCGAGATCATCAACGACCTCCGTGAACTCGTTCACCAGCAGTGCGGCAGGGTCGTCTCCTGCGCTGATATTACCGCTCTTGCTGCACGCGAAGCTGTTTACCTG TCAGGCGGGCCTGAATACAGTGTACCCTTGGGAAGAAGGGATGGACTCAACTTCGCAACAACGGAAGCAACCCTAGCCAACCTCCCCGCACCGACCTCCAACACCAGCACCCTCCTCACCTCCCTCGCCACCAAGAACTTGGATGCCACCGATGTGGTGGCCCTCTCCGGCGGCCACACCATCGGACGCGGCCACTGCAGTTCCTTCACCGAAAGGCTTTACCCGACTCAGGACCCAACCATGGACCCAACCTTCGCCGATGACCTCAAAGAAGTCTGCCCAACAGCAGAATCCACAAGCACCACCATGCTGGATATTAGGACTCCAAACAAGTTTGACAACAAGTactatgttgatttggtgaacAGACAAGGCTTGTTTACGTCGGACCAGGATTTGTACACCGACAAAAGGACCAAGGACATTGTCGAGAGCTTTGCTGAGGATCAGGAGCTGTTCTTCGAGAAGTTCGTGCATTCGATGATAAAGATGGGGCAGTTGAGCGTGTTGACAGGCCGGAAAGGAGAGATTCGCGCGAATTGCTCTGTGAGGAATTCGGACAATGTGCAATTGGTGTCGGTGGTTGAAGAGGACTTGGAGACCGCCGCAGAGTTATAA
- the LOC131306534 gene encoding uncharacterized protein LOC131306534 isoform X5, whose amino-acid sequence MFTNSKRQEERTGKYGTPRLQYLQELVTQFQSSTSEESKEKIVANLSNFAYDPYNYTFLRQLNVLELFLDCITEPNEKLVEFGIGGICNSCVDPENGAIISQCGGIPLIIQCLSSPVRNSVNYALGALYYLCNESNKEEILVPEVVDVIKRYAAAGAVSF is encoded by the exons ATGTTTACGAATAGTAAGAGACAAGAGGAGCGAACCGGAAAATATGGAACTCCAAGGCTTCAATATCTTCAG GAGTTGGTGACTCAGTTTCAGAGTTCAACTAGCGAAG AATCGAAAGAGAAGATAGTTGctaatttgtcaaactttgcgtACGATCCTTACAATTATACCTTCCTACGCCAG CTCAATGTTTTGGAACTTTTCTTAGACTGCATAACCGAACCAAATGAGAAGCTTGTGGAATTCGGCATTGGAGGGATCTGCAATTCTTGTGTTG ACCCAGAAAATGGAGCAATTATCAGTCAATGTGGTGGGATTCCTCTTATCATTCAATGTTTATCAAGTCCTGTCAGAAACAGT GTGAATTATGCTCTTGGGGCTCTGTACTATCTCTGTAATGAGTCAAACAAGGAAGAGATATTGGTGCCCGAGGTGGTGGATGTCATCAAAAGGTATGCTGCGGCTGGTGCAGTTAGT TTTTAG